TGAGCGAAGGAAACAAGAATCTCATTACCCAAAGCTATGCAAATCAAAGTCTATCCCGCACTCATTCAGGAGAAGTTAGTATGCGAGAACTCAAATATTACGTGGCTTGTACCGTCGATAGATTCATTGCCCGCAAGGACGATTCATATGATTTTTTCCTTATGGAAGGCGAGCAAGTCGCCTATTTGCTTGAAACTTTTCCTGAAACTATTCCGGCTCACTTTCGCAACAAACTAGGCATTAGTGCTGAGAATAAATGGTTTGATGTTGTTTTGATGGGACGCAGAACTTACGAAGTGGGGTTAAAGGATGGTTTTACCAACCCTTACCCGCAGATGAAGCAGTATGTTTTCTCTCGCACCCTGAAAGAAAGTCCAGATAGAAATGTTGA
This genomic interval from Scytonema hofmannii PCC 7110 contains the following:
- a CDS encoding dihydrofolate reductase family protein, with protein sequence MIIFNPITVTAISYALSSTAAIGFSTQSPSSLSVSEGNKNLITQSYANQSLSRTHSGEVSMRELKYYVACTVDRFIARKDDSYDFFLMEGEQVAYLLETFPETIPAHFRNKLGISAENKWFDVVLMGRRTYEVGLKDGFTNPYPQMKQYVFSRTLKESPDRNVEFVSDNAVGLVRELKQQPGKDIWLCGGGDLATMLSGEIDEIILKVHPILLGSGIPLFSGAIEQTSLELTDSKIYSNGFMLLHYRVKK